The Streptomyces sp. NBC_01244 genome contains a region encoding:
- a CDS encoding NAD(P)/FAD-dependent oxidoreductase, whose translation MTRNLVVVGHGMVGHHLVAEVRARDRGGAWRITVHGEEGRPAYDRVALSSYAHGRVAAALTLPREPLEGADVRLGSTVTAVDPARRTVRCADGREVPYDALVLATGSRPFVPPVPGHDLPGCHVYRTIEDVDAIRAAARPGRPAVVIGGGLLGLEAASALHALGMRTEVVERAPWLMALQVDAGGGAVLGRRISALGIGVHCDAAVESVDPGADGAVAAVTLAGTGPLPADLVVFAAGVRPRDELAAAAGLARAERGGILTDRHCRTSDPAVWAVGECAAVEGRCHGMVAPGRRMAEAVAAQLTGDPAAAFPGADPAARLKLLGVEVAGFGDVQGREPGALEFVRHDHRTDAYAKLTLAADARTVLGAVLSGDTRAYPALHALYGRPLTASADRLMHTPG comes from the coding sequence GAGAGGAAGGGCGACCCGCGTACGACCGGGTCGCCCTCTCTTCGTACGCGCACGGCCGCGTCGCGGCCGCCCTCACCCTGCCCCGGGAGCCCCTCGAGGGCGCGGACGTCCGGCTGGGCAGCACCGTCACGGCCGTCGACCCGGCCCGGCGGACGGTGCGGTGTGCCGACGGGCGGGAGGTCCCCTACGACGCCCTGGTGCTCGCCACCGGATCCCGCCCCTTCGTACCGCCCGTCCCCGGGCACGACCTGCCCGGCTGCCACGTCTACCGGACGATCGAGGACGTCGACGCCATCCGGGCCGCCGCCCGGCCCGGCCGGCCCGCCGTCGTCATCGGCGGGGGCCTGCTCGGCCTGGAGGCCGCCAGCGCCCTGCACGCGCTCGGCATGCGCACCGAGGTGGTCGAGCGGGCCCCGTGGCTGATGGCGCTCCAGGTCGACGCGGGCGGCGGGGCCGTGCTGGGCCGCCGGATCTCGGCCCTCGGCATCGGCGTGCACTGCGACGCCGCCGTCGAGTCCGTCGATCCAGGCGCCGACGGTGCGGTCGCCGCCGTCACCCTGGCCGGGACCGGACCGCTCCCCGCCGACCTGGTGGTCTTCGCCGCCGGGGTCCGGCCCCGCGACGAACTGGCCGCCGCGGCCGGCCTGGCCCGGGCGGAGCGCGGCGGGATCCTCACCGACCGGCACTGCCGCACCTCGGACCCGGCCGTCTGGGCCGTCGGCGAGTGCGCGGCCGTCGAGGGCCGCTGCCACGGCATGGTGGCCCCGGGGCGCCGGATGGCCGAGGCGGTCGCCGCCCAGCTGACCGGCGACCCCGCCGCCGCCTTCCCGGGCGCGGACCCCGCCGCCCGGCTGAAGCTGCTGGGCGTGGAGGTGGCCGGCTTCGGCGACGTGCAGGGGCGGGAGCCGGGCGCGCTGGAGTTCGTGCGCCACGACCACCGCACGGACGCGTACGCCAAGCTGACCCTGGCCGCGGACGCCCGTACCGTGCTCGGCGCGGTCCTGTCCGGCGACACCCGCGCCTACCCCGCCCTGCACGCCCTGTACGGCCGCCCCCTGACGGCCTCGGCGGACCGGCTGATGCACACGCCGGGCTGA
- a CDS encoding flavodoxin family protein produces the protein MTETMTPPSEIPTGTPGQVPGQVPGQAPTGTSAVESPLVVVAYHSGRGHTAALAAAARDGAGEAGARAVLVDVLSISDSQWTLLDEADGVMFGSPTYMGSASSAFHAFAEASSKRWAAQAWRDKAASGFTVAGSMNGDKLHTLQYFSILAAQHGMHWVNLDIPPGWNSSTGSENDLNRLGINLGAGAQANTDAGDEGVTKADLETVRHLGRRVAQVAGLLRARR, from the coding sequence ATGACGGAGACGATGACTCCCCCCAGCGAGATCCCCACCGGGACCCCCGGCCAAGTCCCCGGCCAGGTCCCCGGCCAGGCCCCCACCGGGACCTCCGCCGTCGAGTCCCCGCTGGTGGTCGTCGCCTACCACTCGGGGCGCGGCCACACGGCGGCCCTGGCGGCCGCCGCCCGCGACGGCGCCGGCGAGGCGGGGGCCCGCGCGGTCCTCGTCGACGTGCTGTCCATCAGTGACAGCCAGTGGACCCTGCTGGACGAGGCCGACGGAGTCATGTTCGGGTCGCCCACCTACATGGGCAGCGCCTCCTCGGCCTTCCACGCCTTCGCGGAGGCCAGCTCCAAGCGCTGGGCCGCCCAGGCCTGGCGGGACAAGGCCGCCTCCGGCTTCACGGTGGCCGGCTCCATGAACGGGGACAAGCTCCACACCCTCCAGTACTTCTCCATCCTGGCGGCCCAGCACGGAATGCACTGGGTCAACCTGGACATCCCGCCGGGCTGGAACTCCTCCACGGGCTCGGAGAACGACCTCAACCGCCTCGGCATCAACCTGGGCGCCGGCGCCCAGGCGAACACCGACGCGGGCGACGAGGGCGTGACCAAGGCGGACCTGGAGACGGTCCGCCACCTGGGCCGCCGCGTGGCCCAGGTGGCGGGCCTCCTCCGCGCCCGCCGCTGA
- a CDS encoding FAD-dependent monooxygenase, producing MTEHIQSTGGTDYDVLIVGAGPTGLTAAIELLRRGVGVRIIDLTTVPLGVPKALALWPRALDILEDMGAGPAIREASVQINALSYFSERRHLATFDFQEDLAPRHLPQPETERVLTERLHALGGKVERGVRLLDIEKVDHSGDVNATDGVTAVLEHGDGLIERTRVPFLIGADGAGSKVRGELGSAFTGSTYEMEFALVDARIEGTLPTDQVLYFQNPNGTLVIVPQPDGVYRFLSVMPPGGERVNVKMMQQVIYDRGPRGIKITEPVWETVFRVHARHASDFQRGRIFLMGDAAHVHSPAGGQGMNSGLQDAHNLAWKLAAVIHGASPVSLLDTYGPERSDATQRIVRDTDFQTRAWMFNGRVQVRARDAAFRVLDRTGLVSHFYAPVMAGRRLAYDIVRATQRPSRKAGCGLHEKLPGGLKVGAVFPRRLALAHRISGPAADPQGWTLAVLPPSSGGSDWSAEIGHILDRWPQVRVERLRRRNSLRATGCWRPGYYLVRPDGHIAAHGHDRDLNRLEAELTATLIPTGAH from the coding sequence GTGACCGAGCACATCCAGAGCACGGGCGGCACGGACTACGACGTCCTGATCGTCGGCGCCGGCCCCACCGGCCTGACCGCGGCCATCGAGCTGCTGCGCCGGGGGGTCGGGGTCCGGATCATCGACTTGACGACGGTTCCGCTGGGCGTGCCCAAGGCGCTGGCCCTGTGGCCGCGCGCCCTGGACATCCTGGAGGACATGGGGGCCGGCCCCGCCATCCGGGAGGCCTCCGTCCAGATCAACGCCCTCAGCTACTTCTCCGAGCGCCGGCACCTGGCCACCTTCGACTTCCAGGAGGACCTGGCGCCGCGGCACCTGCCGCAGCCCGAGACCGAGCGGGTGCTCACCGAGCGGCTGCACGCGCTCGGCGGCAAGGTCGAGCGCGGGGTGCGGCTGCTCGACATCGAGAAGGTCGACCACTCCGGCGACGTCAACGCCACCGACGGGGTCACCGCCGTCCTCGAGCACGGCGACGGCCTCATCGAGCGCACCCGGGTGCCCTTCCTGATCGGCGCCGACGGCGCGGGCAGCAAGGTCCGCGGCGAGCTGGGCTCGGCCTTCACCGGCAGCACGTACGAGATGGAGTTCGCCCTCGTCGACGCCCGCATCGAGGGCACCCTCCCCACCGACCAGGTGCTGTACTTCCAGAACCCCAACGGCACCCTGGTGATCGTCCCGCAGCCGGACGGCGTCTACCGCTTCCTGTCGGTGATGCCGCCCGGCGGCGAGCGCGTGAACGTCAAGATGATGCAGCAGGTCATCTACGACCGCGGCCCGCGCGGCATCAAGATCACCGAGCCGGTGTGGGAGACGGTCTTCCGCGTCCACGCCCGGCACGCCAGCGACTTCCAGCGCGGCCGCATCTTCCTGATGGGCGACGCCGCGCACGTGCACAGCCCGGCCGGCGGCCAGGGCATGAACAGCGGCCTCCAGGACGCCCACAACCTGGCCTGGAAGCTGGCCGCGGTCATCCACGGCGCCTCGCCCGTCTCCCTGCTCGACACCTACGGGCCCGAGCGCTCGGACGCGACCCAGCGGATCGTGCGCGACACCGACTTCCAGACGCGCGCCTGGATGTTCAACGGCCGGGTCCAGGTCCGGGCCCGCGACGCCGCCTTCCGGGTCCTGGACCGCACCGGGCTGGTCTCGCACTTCTACGCCCCCGTCATGGCGGGCCGCAGGCTCGCCTACGACATCGTCCGCGCCACCCAGCGGCCCTCGCGCAAGGCCGGCTGCGGTCTGCACGAGAAGCTGCCCGGCGGCCTCAAGGTCGGCGCCGTCTTCCCGCGCCGGCTGGCCCTCGCGCACCGCATCTCGGGCCCCGCCGCCGACCCGCAGGGCTGGACCCTGGCGGTGCTGCCGCCCTCCAGCGGCGGCTCCGACTGGAGCGCCGAGATCGGCCACATCCTCGACCGCTGGCCCCAGGTCCGGGTGGAGCGGCTGCGGCGGCGCAACTCGCTGCGCGCCACCGGCTGCTGGCGTCCCGGGTACTACCTGGTCCGGCCCGACGGGCACATCGCGGCCCACGGCCACGACCGGGACCTCAACCGCCTCGAGGCGGAACTCACCGCGACCCTCATCCCGACCGGAGCACACTGA
- a CDS encoding class I adenylate-forming enzyme family protein, translating into MLRNPARTNGLYIGTVPEQAAAARPSTTIMLDHSLDVLPDVSGYLTVGELADHIDDMAARLYAAGVRASDQVAIYKNNNFDIYILASASARIGAVPVMLSPALDGESTAALLARLDRPYLLTDDTKLDGPLAGADLVSVTHAVLSVSAARDGVVSLQDLAGSPRREPVLLAPDQPALMTHTSGTTGLPKLVVHSHRSLFGRYRPQRRLGKLLKTGDTAAIHLSYVHSRMYLGMAVLLQRGLHVAVVNDTGNEKIAELFGRIRPAFVETHPNSFMEWEELVDDPRRPFSNVACFSSTFDAIHPGTMDRLLKASQRTNPVFFQIYGQSECGPLTGRHYTRKNAHKADGRCLGYPMPGITKYRLVPRNGLKPSRENPGYIEVSTPGRAIGYYGEKERFDKQAFGKWWRGGDVGFSTKVGCLHLLDREVDVIPGIHSTLEVEDAVLQRLEELAELVLVPGPNQEALPVVCTRQGEPLDLARWKRAVADLPKMADPIQIPLAELPRTATMKVQRIKLASILREQLEAAS; encoded by the coding sequence ATGCTGCGGAACCCCGCCCGAACAAACGGGCTCTACATAGGGACCGTTCCCGAGCAGGCCGCCGCCGCCCGCCCCAGCACGACGATCATGCTGGACCACAGCCTGGACGTACTGCCGGACGTCTCGGGGTATCTGACGGTCGGCGAACTGGCCGACCACATCGACGACATGGCCGCCCGTCTGTACGCGGCGGGTGTGCGCGCGAGCGACCAGGTCGCGATCTACAAGAACAACAACTTCGACATCTACATCCTGGCCAGCGCGAGCGCCCGCATCGGCGCCGTCCCGGTGATGCTCTCCCCCGCCCTGGACGGCGAGAGCACCGCCGCCCTGCTGGCCCGCCTCGACCGGCCGTACCTGCTGACGGACGACACCAAGCTCGACGGTCCGCTCGCCGGCGCCGACCTGGTGTCCGTCACCCACGCCGTGCTGTCGGTCTCCGCCGCCCGCGACGGGGTCGTCTCCCTCCAGGACCTGGCCGGTTCGCCGCGCCGCGAGCCCGTGCTGCTCGCCCCGGACCAGCCGGCCCTGATGACGCACACCTCGGGCACCACCGGCCTGCCCAAGCTGGTCGTCCACTCGCACCGCAGCCTCTTCGGCCGCTACCGTCCGCAGCGCCGCCTCGGCAAGCTCCTCAAGACGGGCGACACCGCCGCCATCCACCTCTCGTACGTGCACTCCCGGATGTACCTGGGCATGGCCGTACTGCTCCAGCGCGGCCTCCACGTGGCCGTCGTCAACGACACCGGCAACGAGAAGATCGCCGAGCTCTTCGGGCGGATCCGCCCGGCGTTCGTGGAGACCCACCCCAACTCCTTCATGGAGTGGGAGGAGCTGGTCGACGACCCGCGCCGCCCCTTCTCCAACGTCGCCTGTTTCAGCAGCACCTTCGACGCGATCCACCCGGGCACCATGGACCGCCTGCTGAAGGCCTCGCAGCGCACCAACCCGGTCTTCTTCCAGATCTACGGGCAGAGCGAGTGCGGCCCCCTCACCGGCCGCCACTACACGCGCAAGAACGCCCACAAGGCCGACGGCCGCTGCCTCGGCTACCCGATGCCCGGGATCACCAAGTACCGCCTGGTGCCCCGCAACGGCCTCAAGCCCTCCCGCGAGAACCCCGGATACATCGAGGTCAGCACCCCCGGCCGGGCCATCGGCTACTACGGGGAGAAGGAGCGCTTCGACAAGCAGGCCTTCGGCAAGTGGTGGCGCGGCGGCGACGTCGGCTTCAGCACCAAGGTGGGCTGCCTGCACCTGCTCGACCGCGAGGTCGACGTGATCCCCGGCATCCACTCCACCCTGGAGGTCGAGGACGCCGTGCTCCAGCGCCTGGAGGAGCTGGCCGAGCTGGTGCTCGTACCCGGCCCCAACCAGGAGGCCCTGCCGGTGGTCTGCACCCGCCAGGGCGAGCCGCTGGACCTCGCGCGCTGGAAGCGGGCCGTCGCCGACCTGCCGAAGATGGCCGATCCCATCCAGATCCCGCTCGCCGAACTACCGCGCACGGCCACCATGAAGGTCCAGCGCATCAAGCTGGCGTCGATCCTGCGCGAACAGCTGGAGGCAGCGTCGTGA
- a CDS encoding arylamine N-acetyltransferase family protein yields the protein MNALPPPPAADWNSDALVLDAYLARIGFEGQATADFETLRRLHRAHVDAVSWEIVDLAVGHRISLDLPSLQKKIVDSGRGGCCLENNLLFAAALDQVGFKSTRHLARVRRGSDAIRYRSHAVVIVEAEGRRYLADVGFGDEGPLEPIPFEDGAEVTVGDWTWKLDREGEGESEEWVLRCLHHDGWFDVYSLREEQHHWIDFEVSNVYTSTNPASPFIGKLVAQRGDDTVRHTLRHRTLFADYADGFKHQRELTTDEAITHLRDTFRITLSHEDERVLRESVLVH from the coding sequence ATGAACGCCCTGCCGCCGCCGCCCGCCGCTGACTGGAACTCCGACGCCCTGGTGCTCGACGCGTACCTGGCCCGCATCGGCTTCGAAGGTCAGGCCACCGCCGACTTCGAGACCCTGCGCCGGCTGCACCGCGCCCACGTCGACGCCGTCTCCTGGGAGATCGTCGACCTGGCCGTCGGACACCGCATCTCGCTCGACCTCCCGAGCCTGCAGAAGAAGATCGTCGACTCCGGCCGCGGTGGCTGCTGCCTGGAGAACAACCTGCTCTTCGCGGCCGCGCTCGACCAGGTCGGCTTCAAGTCCACCCGCCACCTGGCGCGCGTCCGCCGCGGCAGCGACGCGATCCGCTACCGCTCGCACGCGGTCGTGATCGTCGAGGCCGAAGGCCGCCGCTACCTCGCCGACGTCGGCTTCGGCGACGAGGGCCCGCTGGAGCCCATCCCCTTCGAGGACGGCGCCGAGGTCACGGTCGGCGACTGGACCTGGAAGCTGGACCGCGAGGGCGAGGGCGAGAGCGAGGAGTGGGTGCTGCGGTGCCTGCACCACGACGGCTGGTTCGACGTGTACAGCCTGCGCGAGGAGCAGCACCACTGGATCGACTTCGAGGTGTCGAACGTGTACACCTCCACGAACCCGGCCTCGCCGTTCATCGGCAAGCTGGTCGCCCAGCGCGGTGACGACACCGTCCGGCACACCCTGCGCCACCGCACGCTCTTCGCCGACTACGCCGACGGGTTCAAGCACCAGCGCGAGCTGACCACCGACGAGGCGATCACGCACCTGCGCGACACCTTCCGCATCACGCTCTCGCACGAGGACGAGCGCGTCCTGCGCGAGAGCGTCCTGGTCCACTGA
- a CDS encoding MFS transporter has product MSGIPQPAASPGDPGRAATDQVPFGATVAVMAVIGLILGSQAYVTIPLMPEIATAWGVEQSAAAWATSAFAIAYACGSLLSGPLAENYGRRTAIWTSLAALSLATLAVPLAGGQTGGLAMRAVQGLAAGVFAPVVYAYFGERLPAQRVALALTVVSCALGGTLVAGQLGAQLLESLFGWGAVFWVSAPLLAAGAVAARMVMLPDAPRDAGRAGGGFAFGNVLSSGRLIPLFVTALIVLGGVTAVYTGVQLYGPESLGDPDAMFALRASALPSLLVAVLAAPKLAAIPPTRRAAGALALAGLGMGAAALAGDNTLVLGIALFAAMVGVATAGPALVQAVGGAAGADRATAIAVYSFLLNLGAGIGAQVPQATDVFTHLVLWIGLAFAAAIGLVVLAGRASNRAAAADKGRSEVPGVASVPAEAR; this is encoded by the coding sequence ATGTCAGGTATCCCGCAACCCGCTGCATCACCCGGAGACCCCGGACGTGCCGCCACGGACCAGGTTCCCTTCGGTGCCACCGTCGCGGTGATGGCCGTCATCGGGCTCATCCTCGGCAGCCAGGCCTACGTGACCATCCCGCTCATGCCGGAGATCGCCACGGCATGGGGCGTGGAGCAGTCCGCCGCCGCCTGGGCGACCTCGGCCTTCGCCATCGCCTACGCCTGCGGCTCGCTCCTCAGCGGCCCGCTCGCCGAGAACTACGGCCGCCGGACCGCGATCTGGACCAGCCTCGCCGCGCTGTCCCTCGCCACGCTGGCCGTGCCGCTGGCCGGCGGGCAGACCGGAGGACTGGCCATGCGCGCCGTGCAGGGCCTGGCCGCCGGCGTCTTCGCCCCCGTCGTGTACGCCTACTTCGGCGAGCGGCTGCCGGCCCAGCGGGTCGCCCTCGCGCTGACCGTGGTGTCCTGCGCGCTCGGCGGCACCCTGGTCGCCGGCCAGCTCGGCGCCCAGCTGCTGGAGTCGCTGTTCGGCTGGGGCGCCGTGTTCTGGGTCTCGGCCCCGCTGCTGGCCGCGGGCGCCGTGGCCGCCCGCATGGTGATGCTGCCGGACGCGCCGCGCGACGCCGGCCGGGCCGGGGGCGGCTTCGCCTTCGGCAACGTGCTCAGCTCCGGGCGGCTGATCCCGCTGTTCGTCACCGCGCTCATCGTGCTCGGCGGGGTCACCGCCGTCTACACCGGCGTCCAGCTGTACGGCCCGGAGTCGCTCGGCGACCCCGACGCCATGTTCGCGCTGCGCGCCTCCGCACTGCCGTCCCTGCTGGTCGCCGTCCTCGCGGCGCCGAAGCTGGCCGCCATCCCGCCGACCCGGCGGGCCGCCGGAGCGCTGGCCCTGGCCGGCCTGGGCATGGGCGCCGCCGCACTGGCCGGGGACAACACCCTGGTCCTGGGCATCGCCCTGTTCGCCGCCATGGTGGGCGTCGCGACCGCCGGACCCGCCCTGGTCCAGGCCGTCGGCGGAGCGGCCGGCGCGGACCGCGCCACCGCCATCGCCGTCTACAGCTTCCTGCTCAACCTCGGCGCCGGCATCGGCGCGCAGGTCCCGCAGGCCACCGACGTCTTCACGCACCTGGTGCTGTGGATCGGCCTGGCCTTCGCCGCCGCCATCGGCCTCGTCGTGCTGGCCGGACGGGCGTCGAACCGCGCCGCCGCCGCGGACAAGGGCCGCTCCGAGGTCCCGGGGGTGGCGTCCGTCCCCGCCGAGGCCCGCTGA